A genomic window from Prunus persica cultivar Lovell chromosome G2, Prunus_persica_NCBIv2, whole genome shotgun sequence includes:
- the LOC18785441 gene encoding SPX domain-containing protein 3 has protein sequence MLPNILPTFLLIKTFPILLLPTTKPFTLLHSQILSHNFFFSSGFWFFGSENTTKFCNKTKFSMKFGKRLKQQMQGTLPGWRDKFLSYKHLKKIVKLIASAAPMLLNGSLEYGKAEAEFVYLLNNEIDKFNAFFVEQEEDFIIRNKELQQRIQKVIDRWGSNGSQPSKAIYEEEVGKVRKDIVDFHGEMVLLVNYSNINYTGLAKILKKYDKRTGALLRLPFIQKILEEPFFTTDNISKLVKECENTIDAVFPVEEEEEERKREVKEAITVAGEGIFRNTVAALLTMQEIRRGSSTYSQYSLPPLNLPADNDLIQLFQLSPPIPIV, from the exons ATGCTCCCTAATATTCTACCAACCTTCCTCCTCATAAAAACCTTCCCAATTCTCCTCCTACCCACTACCAAACCCTTCACTCTTTTACACTCTCAAATTTTgtctcataatttttttttttcttctggttttTGGTTCTTTGGGTCTGAAAATACAACTAAATTTTGTAACAAGACCAAGTTTTCAATGAAGTTTGGGAAGAGATTGAAGCAGCAAATGCAGGGGACTTTGCCCGGTTGGCGCGATAAGTTCTTGTCGTATAAGCATTTGAAGAAGATTGTGAAGCTGATTGCTTCTGCAGCGCCCATGTTGTTGAATGGATCATTGGAGTATGGCAAGGCTGAGGCTGAGTTTGTGTACCTCTTGAACAATGAGATTGACAAGTTCAATGCTTTCTTTGTGGAGCAGGAGGAGGATTTCATTATCCGGAATAAG GAATTACAGCAGAGAATTCAAAAGGTGATTGATAGATGGGGTTCGAATGGAAGCCAGCCTTCAAAGGCtatatatgaagaagaagtggGAAAAGTTAGGAAAGACATTGTTGATTTCCACGGCGAAATGGTGCTCTTGGTGAACTACAGCAATATCAATTACACAG GATTGGCTAAAATATTGAAGAAGTATGACAAGAGAACAGGTGCTCTACTGCGCTTGCCATTCATTCAAAAAATTCTGGAGGAGCCCTTTTTTACAACTGATAACATCTCAAAGCTTGTCAAGGAATGCGAAAACACCATAGATGCAGTGTTCCCagtggaggaagaagaagaagagagaaaaagagaagtgaAAGAAGCCATAACAGTTGCTGGAGAAGGAATATTTAGGAACACAGTTGCAGCTCTGCTGACCATGCAAGAGATTAGAAGAGGCAGCTCCACTTACAGCCAGTATTCTCTGCCACCTCTCAATTTGCCTGCAGACAATGATCTCATCCAGTTGTTCCAACTCAGCCCTCCTATACCTATTGTCTAA
- the LOC109947413 gene encoding uncharacterized protein LOC109947413, giving the protein MGSVKAVMDYDDGYEEDDEDDEDDDDSVFSLLVQDEIDQHEFESFTSDHYYTLSLDGHDQDPTVHQDDDQDPTLCLDLDYDEGYLTVPLSPPRSVLYFDCNMCMKVAREPVVTSCGHLYCWPCLYSWLNIYSAQRECLVCKSRVFDSLITPIYNCRDINSGFKVPPRPKGLRLS; this is encoded by the exons ATGGGTTCAGTCAAAGCTGTGATG gATTATGATGATGGTTATGAGGaggatgatgaggatgatgaggatgatgatgatagtgTTTTCTCACTGCTTGTGCAAGATGAAATTGATCAACATGAGTTTGAAAGCTTCACAAGTGATCATTATTATACTTTGTCTCTGGATGGTCATGATCAAGATCCAACCGTTCATCAAGATGATGATCAAGATCCAACCCTTTGTCTAGAccttgattatgatgagggCTATTTGACAGTGCCATTATCCCCACCAAGATCTGTATTATACTTTGACTGCAACATGTGCATGAAAGTGGCAAGAGAGCCAGTTGTGACTTCATGTGGGCATTTATATTGCTGGCCTTGTTTGTACAGTTGGTTGAATATCTACAGCGCTCAAAGGGAGTGCCTTGTTTGCAAGAGTAGAGTGTTTGATTCTTTGATCACTCCTATTTACAACTGCAGAGACATCAACTCTGGCTTCAAAGTGCCACCAAGACCAAAGGGGCTTCGTCTCTCTTGA